A window from Vanessa atalanta chromosome 16, ilVanAtal1.2, whole genome shotgun sequence encodes these proteins:
- the LOC125070089 gene encoding N6-adenosine-methyltransferase non-catalytic subunit, producing MSEKLKELRERSQKRKKLLAQTLGVSSVSELRQALGASLDVLPKKQAATEFSPDGNEKPVQKEPDSLVYTDSSTFLKGTQSSNPHNDYCQHFVDTGQRPQNFIRDVGLADRFEEYPKLRELIKLKDELIARTATPPMYLKCDLKTFDLKSMGSKFDVVLVEPPLGAGWRWRDVLALELHHIAQPRSFVFLWCGSSEGLDMGRECLKKWGFRRCEDICWIKTNIKNPGHSKNLEHNAVFQRTKEHCLMGIKGTVRRSVDGDFIHANVDIDLIISEDPEFGSTEKPIEIFHIMEHFCLGRRRVHLFGRDSTIRPGWVTIGHELTNSNFNAELYASYFNEGRETTGCTERIEALRPKSPPNTSKGSRPRGRGGFRGRGRGRGAI from the exons ATGagtgaaaaattaaaagaacTCCGCGAAAGATCTCAAAAACGAAAGAAATTACTGGCCCAAACG TTAGGTGTATCAAGCGTAAGCGAACTTCGGCAAGCTTTAGGAGCGTCTTTAGATGTCCTGCCTAAAAAGCAAGCTGCTACCGAATTCAGTCCCGATGGAAACGAGAAGCCGGTGCAAAAGGAACCCGATAGTCTTGTTTATACAGATTCCTCTACGTTTTTAAAG GGCACGCAGTCATCAAATCCACACAATGATTATTGCCAGCACTTTGTCGACACAGGACAGCGACCACAGAACTTCATACGTGATGTAGGCTTAGCGGATAGGTTTGAGGAGTATCCCAAACTTAGAGAATTAATAAAGTTGAAAGATGAATTAATAGCAAGAACTGCAACTCCCCCTATGTACTTAAAATGTGACCTAAAG aCCTTCGACCTAAAGTCAATGGGTAGCAAGTTTGATGTGGTTCTGGTGGAGCCTCCGTTGGGCGCGGGTTGGCGCTGGCGAGACGTGTTGGCGCTGGAGCTGCATCACATCGCACAGCCGAGGTCCTTTGTATTCCTATGGTGTGGAAGCTCAGAAG GTCTTGATATGGGCAGAGAGTGTCTAAAAAAATGGGGATTCCGTCGCTGCGAAGATATCTGCTGGATTAAGACTAATATCAAGAACCCTGGCCACTCGAAGAATCTGGAACACAATGCTGTATTCCAAAGGACCAAGGAGCATTGTCTTATGGGAATCAAGGGAACTGTAAGGAGATCAGTAGATGGTGACTTCATACATGCTAACGTTGACATTGATTTGATTATATCTGAGGATCCTGAATTTGGAAGTACTGAGAAACCAATTGAGATATTCCATATCATGGAGCATTTTTGTTTGGGACGGAGAAG agTACATCTCTTTGGTCGCGATTCCACAATTCGTCCAGGCTGGGTGACCATTGGACACGAACTCACCAACTCAAACTTCAATGCTGAACTGTACGCTTCATACTTTAACGAGGGTCGAGAAACGACCGGTTGCACAGAGAGAATAGAGGCCTTGAGACCGAAAAGTCCACCGAATACTAGTAAAGGCTCGAGGCCCAGGGGGAGAGGTGGGTTCAGAGGCAGAGGTCGGGGAAGAGGTGCGATTTAG
- the LOC125070131 gene encoding zonadhesin-like, producing the protein MCHFSQNQEKVNMNMNTYICLSYVFYNVVIGNIANNITYDCSRNEVFKLCESCNESCENATNVCTEPCGGCFCDKKLTEDKYNQCFKYEECSRLKRNDFPVTELPLPYELSCGAHQVYSSCRRCDKTCSDPNPPCNSSCIAGCFCDDGYLKAPDGQCILLKNCPQAVITIGSNEPSIDECLPDEVFVWCGWCEGSCSEPTPQCPETTCTQGCLCRPPLLRHYTGLCVEEKDCLPQKCPHSTEEYTCHYGCEARCNVHACTRPRRCHLGCHCKRGLFRNEKGKCVPANELMVHRVPGFRKIITVQVFAEPNCLSPAGYRYLRDCGWRVHVFVYLGTQ; encoded by the exons ATGTGTCATTTTAGTCAGAACCAGGAGAAAGTCAACATGAATATGAACACGTACATTTGTTTGAGTTATGTCTTTTATAATGTCGTTATTGGAAATATTGCca ATAATATAACTTATGATTGCTCCCGAAATGAGGTTTTCAAACTCTGCGAATCTTGTAACGAGTCTTGTGAAAATGCCACGAATGTATGTACAGAACCCTGTGGTGGATGTTTCTGTGATAAAAAATTGACGGAAGACAAATATAACCAATGTTTCAAATACGAAGAATGTTCTCGACTAAAAAGGAACGATTTTC CTGTAACCGAACTTCCTCTACCATACGAGTTATCATGTGGCGCCCACCAGGTGTACAGCTCTTGCAGGAGATGTGATAAAACATGCTCAGACCCAAACCCACCTTGTAACAGTAGCTGTATCGCCGGCTGCTTCTGTGATGATGGCTATCTGAAAGCACCAGATGGACAATGCATCTTGTTAAAGAATTGCCCCCAAG CTGTAATAACGATTGGCAGCAACGAGCCATCTATAGACGAATGCCTGCCCGACGAAGTGTTCGTCTGGTGCGGCTGGTGTGAAGGGAGCTGTTCCGAGCCGACACCACAATGCCCAGAGACTACGTGCACACAAGGATGTCTATGCCGACCGCCACTATTGCGTCATTATACTGGCCTGTGTGTTGAAGAAAAGGATTGTCTTCCTC aaaaatgTCCACATTCTACCGAGGAGTACACATGTCATTACGGCTGTGAAGCGAGATGTAACGTGCATGCGTGCACGCGACCGCGCCGCTGTCATCTTGGATGCCACTGTAAGCGCGGCCTGTTTAGAAATGAAAAAGGAAAATGCGTTCCAGCCAACGAAT TGATGGTGCACCGCGTACCCGGATTCCGCAAGATAATTACAGTCCAGGTATTTGCGGAACCGAACTGTCTTAGTCCCGCTGGATACAGATATTTGCGGGATTGTGGATGGCGGGTGCATGTATTCGTATACCTCGGAACTCAATAG